The nucleotide window AATATTTACTTGAGAATAATAAGACGATTGAAACGACAAATACAAAAATAGACGATAATGAAAAAGGTACTTAGTATAGCGTTATTAGGATTTTCAATGTGGGCTTCTGCACAGATTTCACTGGCGGGTAAAGCTAACTTAATTTTTCCGACGGGCTCTCCTTCCTGGTCTAACATCAAAGGAACAGTGAATGATGCTATCCAGGGGACTGGTAAAAACAATGTAGGGTTCAATGTGGGACTTTCATTAAAAGTGGGCCTTCCTACATCCCTGTTTGTGATGCCGGAAATCTACTATACTCATTTTAAAAATGAGTTTACTACAGAAAATACTACATTTGATGTAAAAAGCAACCGTATTGATGTGCCGGTTCTTTTAGGATATAACCTTCTGGGAAATATGCTGGGTGTTTTTGTAGGTCCTGTGGGAAGTTTTAACTTAAATAAAGACAATACTTACAACGATTTTAAAGAAAATGCCAAAAATGATTTTACAGTAGGATACCAGTTTGGTGCTCAGCTTGAAATCAAAAAGCTTATTGTAAATGCTAAATATGAAGGCGCTTTCAGTAAAGATCAGAGAAATTTTATCAACAAGGTTTCCGGTTCGGAAATCAGATATGATAACAGACCTAACCTGTTTATGGTAGGTTTAGGATATAAATTTTAATTTGATATCGAAAATAACAACTTTAAACCCTCAGATTTTATATTTGAGGGTTTTTATTTTGTTCTTCAAGTTCAGCCTGACGCTTTGCAATTTCTGCAGCCTTTTTTTCAAGCTCTTCTTTGTCTTTCTGCAGTTGCTTGAATTCTTTTTTCTTCTGTTCCGCTCTGATAGCGCTTCCTTTACTTACATATCCAACCATTCCTCCGATGATAAGCCCAATGCCGACACCAGCCATCATTCCCATAATGTGAGAAATTTTTATCTGCTCTACGGCAAAATCAGTTGTTAAATAGAAAAGTAATGCAGAAACAGCCAGAAGTATAAGTCCGGTAATTGATAAACTCTTCATAATATTGTGTTTAGTGGTTATATAAAAAAGCCTTACCAAATTTACTAAAAATTTAATAAGGCCTTACTCAAGATTAAAATTCTAATTATAATTTTCCTCCCGCAGCCTTATAATATTCCAAAGCTTTCGGAAGATCTTTATTGATATCTGAAATTCTTGTTTCCGGGCTTGGGTGGGTAGATAAGAATTCAGGCTGTCTTGCTCCTGAAGAAGCGGCTTCCATTCTGTTCCAGAAAGGAATGGCGGCTCTCGGATCATATCCGGCCATAGACATCAGGTAAAGTCCCATTTCATCTGCCTCAGATTCCTGCCCTCTTCCATATTTCAGTAAAGCCACCTGTGACCCGATAGGATATACCTTCTGGAAAACGCTGGCCCATTGTGCATTGGAGATGGTTCCTCCCAGGATAGCACCTCCGTACTGAGCTACCATTGCCTGAGAAATTCTTTCGTTTCCGTGACCTGCCAGTGCATGGGAGACCTCATGTCCCATTACTACTGCAAGACCGTTATCGTCTTTTGTTATCGGTAATATTCCGGTATAAACCGCTACTTTACCGCCAGGCATACACCAGGCGTTCAGCTCGTTGCTCTGCAACAGATTAAATTCCCAGCTGTAGTTGGCAAGATCTGCTGATCTTCCAATACTCTGATAATATCTTTCTGCTGCATTTTTAATTCTGTTTCCTACATTTACCACTCTCTTTGCATCTGCCGTACCGGTAATTACTTTACCTTTAGACAATGTCGTTCTGTATTCCTGCGAAGACATTGTTAAAATTTCCGAATTGTTGGCCAGCTGTAAAGAAGACCTTCCTGTAATCGGGTTTGTAGTACAGGCAACAGCCGACAGAGCAATAGCTCCTATTCCAAATAGATGTGTAACTTTCATAGTTTGAGTGTTAATAATTCAACCTTAACAATTTTTATTCCAAAATATTCCGGAAAGAATATATTTGCATACATTTTGCTGTTTAAATTTAATAATTATCTCATTATGAAAAAGTATATTTCTTTACTGATGATTTTTGGATTCCTGTTTCTCTTTCAGAGCTGTGCGTCACAGGGGGCTTCAGATCCGAAAATGGTGAGTGCTTTGGTTGATTCACAGGAGTTTACCTTCTATGCACAAAGAGCCAATCCTACGAATTATGATGTTATTAATGTCATGAATTCAATGCCTAATGCCACTGCAACGAGAATGCTTAATCTGAATGGAGATTATACCATTGATGTCAGTAAAAATACGCTTGATGTAGTTCTACCTTATTTCGGAAGGCTGTTCAACCCAACTTATGGAAATACAAGTGATAATAGCTACCGATTTACTTCAAAAGATTTTACAGTAACTAAAACTCAGAATAAAAAGGGAAAATGGACTTTAAAGTTCAAGCCAAAAGATGTAAGAACTGTTGATGAAATCAATATTGAGATCTTTAAAAATGGCAAAGCTTTCGTTTCTATGAGAAGTAATGACAGGCAACCTATTTCTTATGATGGTTATATCTCTAAAACTGAGGTTAAACAGGAAAAGGACAAACCTTAGTCTCTGTTTTCATTAGATAAAAATTTTTCAACAAATAATTTTGCTTCAGTACTTGGATTGGAAACCATCGCTGAAGCATTTTTTTTGTGCATATGATAAGCTTCTTCTACAGCATTGCTCTTTTTCATGAGTGACAAAATATATTCCTGCACCCAGTACTCGAAGCGTTTTTCAGCCTGCTGAACACGGATTTCGTCAAAACGGCCGCTCTTCTTTTTCAGATCAATAAACTCATAAATTTTATCATAAACTTCCTGCAATCCCTCATTGTGAAGGGCTGAGCCTAATAAAACAGGGATTTTCCATCCTTTTTCTTTTGGAGGAATAAAGTCTAAAGCTCTTTTTAATTCAAGCCTTGTATTTTTTGCTTTCTGAAGATTGTCTTTGTCTACCTTATTGATGAAAATAACGTCTACCATTTCCATGATGCCACGCTTTATGCCCTGAAGCTCGTCTCCTCCTCCAATGATTTTAAGGAATAAGAAAACATCGGTAATATCGGCAACCAGTACTTCTGATTGTCCTACTCCAACGGTTTCTATTAAAATATAATCATACCCTGCGGCCTCACAGATCATCATGGTTTCAAAAGTAGTATTGGCTACTCCGCCCAAAAAGCCTGAACTTGGGGAAGGACGTATAAAGGCATTTTCTTCTTTGGCAAGCTCTTCCATTCTGGTCTTATCCCCTAGAATACTTCCTTTGTTGATTGCCGAGCTGGGATCAATAGCCAAAACAGCTACTTTTTTTCCTTGAGCAATAGCCAACCTTCCAAAATTTTCTATAAAAGTGGATTTTCCAGCTCCCGGAACTCCGGTGACTCCTACCCTCACAGAGTTTCCGGTAAGGGGCATAATCTTCTTCAGAAGCTCCTCTGCCTGTACTCTGTGTTCTGCTTTTTTACTTTCAACCAATGTAATAGCTTTTGCAATCAGGCGTTTGTTTCCTGACTGTATTCCGTCTATTAGCTCTTCTGTAGAAAATTTCATTGTTTCAAAATTAATAATTAAAATGGGAATGATCAATAGCTGCCTCATAATGACAGGACAAAAGGCATAAATTGCCTGATCTGATACTGACGATTCTTCATCAGTTCAATTTTTATTTCTTCTAAATTAAAACTACAACACCCTGTATCAACGG belongs to Chryseobacterium gleum and includes:
- a CDS encoding outer membrane beta-barrel protein; translation: MKKVLSIALLGFSMWASAQISLAGKANLIFPTGSPSWSNIKGTVNDAIQGTGKNNVGFNVGLSLKVGLPTSLFVMPEIYYTHFKNEFTTENTTFDVKSNRIDVPVLLGYNLLGNMLGVFVGPVGSFNLNKDNTYNDFKENAKNDFTVGYQFGAQLEIKKLIVNAKYEGAFSKDQRNFINKVSGSEIRYDNRPNLFMVGLGYKF
- a CDS encoding M48 family metallopeptidase, with the protein product MKVTHLFGIGAIALSAVACTTNPITGRSSLQLANNSEILTMSSQEYRTTLSKGKVITGTADAKRVVNVGNRIKNAAERYYQSIGRSADLANYSWEFNLLQSNELNAWCMPGGKVAVYTGILPITKDDNGLAVVMGHEVSHALAGHGNERISQAMVAQYGGAILGGTISNAQWASVFQKVYPIGSQVALLKYGRGQESEADEMGLYLMSMAGYDPRAAIPFWNRMEAASSGARQPEFLSTHPSPETRISDINKDLPKALEYYKAAGGKL
- a CDS encoding DUF4251 domain-containing protein; the protein is MKKYISLLMIFGFLFLFQSCASQGASDPKMVSALVDSQEFTFYAQRANPTNYDVINVMNSMPNATATRMLNLNGDYTIDVSKNTLDVVLPYFGRLFNPTYGNTSDNSYRFTSKDFTVTKTQNKKGKWTLKFKPKDVRTVDEINIEIFKNGKAFVSMRSNDRQPISYDGYISKTEVKQEKDKP
- the meaB gene encoding methylmalonyl Co-A mutase-associated GTPase MeaB is translated as MKFSTEELIDGIQSGNKRLIAKAITLVESKKAEHRVQAEELLKKIMPLTGNSVRVGVTGVPGAGKSTFIENFGRLAIAQGKKVAVLAIDPSSAINKGSILGDKTRMEELAKEENAFIRPSPSSGFLGGVANTTFETMMICEAAGYDYILIETVGVGQSEVLVADITDVFLFLKIIGGGDELQGIKRGIMEMVDVIFINKVDKDNLQKAKNTRLELKRALDFIPPKEKGWKIPVLLGSALHNEGLQEVYDKIYEFIDLKKKSGRFDEIRVQQAEKRFEYWVQEYILSLMKKSNAVEEAYHMHKKNASAMVSNPSTEAKLFVEKFLSNENRD